CTGGGATGAGTATAGACGGACCATGAATCCTGAGGAATATCCTGTTGACCTTAGCCAAAAATGCTGGGATAACAAAATGAGAAATATTGAAGAAGTAAAAGAGAAAGTAGCCGAAATGAAGGCAGAATAGGTAAGTGTGGCACCCATTAATGGGTGTCTTTTTGTTTGAAAAAAGGGGGTTCGCGGAATTATTTCCATTTCACGCGGAATAAACAAAAAATCCCGCGGGATTTTTTTGAAAACCCGCGGGATTCCTGTTTATTTTTGTTTAAAGAAATCCATGAAAGCATGGTAAATTTCTATACCTTGATACGTAAGCATTCCTGCTGCTGTTAATGAAAATACACCAATCATTAAAAAGCGAATCCACATTCATTTTTCCTCCCTTTTTGTAAGTTTTAACTTATCAAATCAGGAGAGGAGATAACGTAATTCGACTGATGAAAAACGGGTAGAAGGAAGATAAGAATCTTAGTGTATATTCTAGGAGTAATTCTGTGAAGGGTGACTACGATCTGTGAAATTAAGACAAGTACTCCAATAAAGTTAAAATGGTATAGATGTTTTTCTTCATCGTCGGATGTTGATTGCGTATTCCAATCATCAATGGTTAGAACGGCTTTATGTTCATGATGTAGATGTGTAATTACCTTAGACTGGTGAAGAAGAACTGTAAAGGATACGAAGGCAAGGAGTAATGCGATGGGAAGAATTTTTACCTTCTTTATCGTAATCACCTCCTTCCGGGATTGTTTTAATTATAAACACTTTTGTTGTGTTGTTAAATCAATATGCTCCGACAATTTACGCGAAAGTAAATGGGATAGAATCAATTTATGGCTGATTTCGCAATTAGATTGGGTTTATGATACAATCTTGCTAGTCAAATCGGAGTAAAGGAAGTAAAAAATGAAAAAAACAATACCGGTTAATAAAAATGATTTTATAGATGTGGTATTTGAAGATTTAACACATGATGGGGCAGGGGTCGCTAAGGTGGATGGATTTCCATTGTTCGTCCCAAACGGGCTGCCTGGCGAAAAAGCACAGGTTAAAGTGATCAAAGTGAATAAGGGTTACGGCTTCGGCCGTTTGATCGAAATTTATGAAAAAAGCCCATATCGCGTTGAAATTCCTAACAGTGAGATTCATAAGTATGGCGGCTGCCAGCTCGAGCACATTAGCTATGAAGGGCAGCTGAAATATAAGGAAAATCAAGTTAAGCAAGTGCTCACCCGTATCGGTAAACTAGAGGATGTTATTGTGCACCCGATTCTAGGGATGGACAATCCATGGCATTATCGAAATAAAGCACAGGTTCCAGTTGGTGACAAGGATGGGAAGCTGATTGCTGGATTTTTTAAACCTAGAAGTCATGAAATTGTTGATACCAATGAGAGTCTAATACAGCTTCCAGAAATTAATGAAGCCGTACAGGCAGTGAAGGAAATCTGCAATGAGCTAGGGATAACTGCTTATCAAGAAGAGTCGCATAAAGGTGTACTTCGCCACATCATGGCCCGTTATGGAAAACAAACAGGTGAGTTGATGGTTGTCCTCATTACGAGAAGTGCTGATATTCCAAACAAAAACCAATTGGTCGAAGGAATTATCTCACGACTTCCGAAAGTAAAATCAATTGTGCATAATGTTAATTCAAAGCGTACGAATGTGATACTTGGCGAAAAAACAACACTCCTATGGGGAAATGAAGTGATCTATGACTTAATAGGCGACGTTAAGTTCGCTATTTCCGCTCTTTCCTTTTATCAGGTGAACCCTGTTCAAACGAAGGTCCTTTATGAAAAGGCTCTGGAATATGCAGGGCTTAATGGAGAAGAGTCTGTTATCGATGCATACTGCGGAATCGGCACAATATCCTTGTTTTTAGCACAAAAGGCGAAGAAGGTCTTTGGTGTAGAAGTTGTTCCCGAGGCGATTGAAGATGCGAAACGGAATGCTGAGTTAAACGGAATGACGAATGTGGAGTTTGAAGCCGGGGAAGCAGAGGTTGTGATTCCTAAGTGGTACAAAGAGGGGAATTCTGCTGATGTGCTCGTTGTGGACCCACCGCGCAAGGGCTGTGACGAAACATTTTTGCAAACGATTATTGAAATGAAGCCTAAAAAGGTTGTCTATGTATCCTGTAACCCAGCCACACTGGCACGGGATTTACGGATTTTAGAAGATGGCGGCTATAAAACAGTAGAAGTTCAGCCGGTTGACATGTTTCCGCAGACGACACATGTTGAATGCGTGTCGCAGATAGTTTTGAAGGAAAGCTAATTAGGGTAATATTGAAAACCGGTAAGTGATTTTAGGAATTCCGCTTTTATCTACCTCAATACGCTCGACAAAGTGATGGAGCATTTCCTCCGTTATGTCTTCAAGAGGTAAAAAACGGTTAATCGTGTTCCGGAGGTTTTCAATACGACCTAAAAATTCATCATGTCGGAGTGCGGCTTCAAGCCCACTCCTTTTAATATTTAATTCATTTATACGTCCTTGGTTTTCATCAGCGACTTCGCGGTATTCTCCATGAGTGATTTGTTTTTCTGCAAGCATCTCAAGGTAACGTTTCTTTTTTGCTTTAGAAGCTTTAATCTCATTTTCAATGTTGATTAAAATTTGAGTAACTTGCTTTTGTTTCTTTTGAGCTTCTACGGCAAGGGTATTTAGGTATTCCTTATCGTTAATGACTTGAGCCATTTTTTTAATATCAGAAAGGATTGTTTCTTTTAAATCCTTTTCTTTTATCGTTCTTTGAGTGCAAGCGATTTTCCCATGTCGAGCGTAACTCCCGCAAATATAACCAAGATGAATGGATAAGAAGAAGGCTAAGAATGTGCGAATGGAAACAGTGGAAGAAATCTAAAACTAGAGTTAGAAAACTGATTGGTTTAGGCGTCCCTGGTTACAAGGCGCACGAATGGGGCAACTCCAGAAAGAAATACTGGAGAATCGCCTGTAGCCCAATATTACACAAAACCCTCGATAACTCATATTGGAGTCAACGAGGGTTGAAAAGTCTATATAACCGTTATGAAACTTTACGTCAATCTTAATAGAACCGCCGTATACCGAACGGTACGTACGGTGGTGTGAGAGGTCGGGGGTTAGTCACCCCCTCCTACTCGATTTCGAAGTGGATTGTATGATTTATCGAAAAATATAAAAAGAAGCAGGAACCATGTAAATGATTCCTGCTTCTCATATTAAGTGGAAAAAAAAGGGGGACTACTTTCAAAAAGGGTGGGTCGCTATTTACAGTATATAGTAACTTCTATTATTAGGATTTTTAAGAAGAGTTGAAAAGCTTTAGACCAATTTACCTAATACTAGAAGCGCCTACTAAGGATTCAGGTGACATACCAAGTACTAAAAGACTGATTTTTGCGTATCCGGTATTTCTGAATTCAGAAAAAGTTTGTTTCAATACTTGGGATTCATGGTCATCTTTTAATTTCTGTAATTCCTTTTTATACAATCGTAGAACAGAGCCATACACAAAATTCGGGGTATATTGGCCAGGATCCTCATCCATAAATAAACATCCCATGTAATTATATTTAAATTGGAATGCACGTGTAAGATTAACCATATCCAACAGTTTTTCAAAAAGGTTTGGATAGTCTTTCTTTAACTTCTCAAGTGCATCTTTGGTCGCTCTTAACTCATCAATACTAGATAAAGTTATCATAAATATTCCTCCTTCTTATATGTCCCAAGGTTTTTCCAGTGAAATATACGCAGCTAATTCTTTACTTTTTTGTCTCCTTAATTTACGAATTTCTGCTCTTTCTTTACCTGTTTTGTATAGGAATTCTTCTTCTTCTGTTTCTGGTATGATACTTGGAACTTCGACAGGCTGCTTATTTTCGTCTAAGGCTACAAAAGTCAAAAATGCCGTAGCAGCGATTCGGCGTTCGCCATTTATCATATCTTCGGCGATAACTTTACAAAAAATTTCCATGGAAGTTTTTCCTGTATATGTTACAAACGATTCGACACAGACTGAATCAGTTTGATGAATAGGGCATAAGAAATCGATTGAATCTGTAGATGCAGTCACACATTCCTTAACTCTCGAATGCCTGCGGGCTGATAATGTTGCTGCATCATCGAGCTTTTTCATCAAAACGCCGCCAAACAATGTATTGTAGTTGTTTAAATCGCAAGATAATACTTGAGCTGTATTAATAATGCGGCTTTCTTTCGCTTTCTTTGCTTTCATTAAGTTGCTTCCTTTCATGATTGGATTTTAGCTAGTAAATACTATATCCACGTTATTAAAAGGTTTTTTATGCCTGAACCAAGTGTACGCCGCATTGTTCGGTTAGTAAAATGGTTATATTTTATGAGTAGTATAGCTTTTATCTATGTAAATGCTTTCAATTATGCCATATAGAAATAGGGGATTTTTAGAAAATTAAAGACGGTTCAATTTAAATGAACCGTCTAGACGAATATGGGGCTTATAATATTATTGATCTTGAAATCCGTTTGTGAGCTTTTCTTTAGTAAACTGCAGCCACTCTTTTGCAGCATAGGAGAAGTATTGATTTTTGCCCCAAATAATCGCTAGGTTCCAACTGATAGACGGGTTTACTATTTTGACCGACTTTACATTTTTATTTAGATTCTGGCAGACACTTTCCGGCAATAGGGATACTCCAAACTTGCTTACAACCATTTCTTCAATAAAAGACCGTTGTGAACTTTCTGAAATAATGTGTGGATTAAAGCCTACACTGTTACAAGAATAAATAATTCGATCGTTTAGGACAAAGTCCTTATTAAACAATATCAACGATTCATTAGCCAAATCAGCTAAATTGACTTCCTCTCTTTCTGCTAGGGGGTGTGATATGTGAAGGATCAGTTTTAGGTCTTCTTCCATAAATGAGAAATAATCAAAAATGTCGTTCTTAGTCGGAAGAACAATTATCCCTACATCAAGAAGATTGTTTCCTACATCTTCTTCTATTTTCTTTGAACCGTCCTCAACCAATTGAAAAGTGATCCCAGGATATTTTTCGTGAAAACTGCCAACTATTTTTAGGAAATAATGCGCATCAAATATAGGTGGCAAACCAATACGAATATGCCCTTTTTTTAGCCCTGTAAGGTTGTCTAGTTCCGTTTCTAAATTCTTAAATGCTTTGTCAATTAATTTTGCTTGCTCCAAAATTATGCGTCCTGCATCGGTTAAGATTAATTGCTTTCGAGACCGATCAAAAAGAGCAACTCCCAACTCCGTCTCAAGGTTTTTAATCATTTTACTAATGGTTGGTTGGGTAATAAATAAATGGTCTGCCGCTCGGGAAAAACTATTAAAATTCGCCACCTCAATAAAATATTGTAAATGTTTGATATCCAATATCGTACACCTGCTTGTGATTAATTTTAGAGTAGTAGCCAGAAGGATAAATTAATAAGTTATCTTGAATAGGTTATTTTATCATGAAGCCACTATTTTCTATAGGACGAAAAATCAGATCCTTCAAAGCAACTTTGAGATGACTTTACTTTAAAACTATAGTTAATAATTAATGTACCCTTCTTTTTCAATTGATGTCCTGTTTCTTTTTTTTTTGTCTATTTTAACAAAACACGTTTAAGTTTGTGCTCTAGAATCGGGTAAGGGGAAATTAAAAATTACATAAAGAGTACGAGCAATTAAAAAAGAACCAAGATGAATTAGCTTCTGAACAAAAAAAGATTGAAGAAGATAAAAAAGAAGTTGAAAAAGAATTAGCAGCTGCCAAAAACAAATTACAAAACCAACAGGATCAACTGGCTGAACAAAAGGCTCAGCAAGAGGCAGCTCGCTAGGCTCTTTTAGCCCAACAGCTGGCTCAACAAGCCCAACAAGCTCAACAACAGTCTCAACAGCAATCTACAGTGAACACCCCCTCAAAATCAACACCATCGTCCGTTGCAGCCATTCCATCTAACTCTGGGTGAGTAAATTTTTGGATAATTCCAAATAATTATATATACCCACCAACATCCCATGTGTTGCCCACATACACTCTAAACACGTTGAGACAGTTGTTAGGAGAGAGAGAAAATATGCTGATATCAAGGACTTTTAAGGTTTTTAAGTGAATATTAATGTGTGTTTTATGTTCCCTCGAACTGATTGTTTGGGGAATCTTTGTTTAGGGGGTCTAACTTTTACCCAGAAATATGGATATTTGCGTTAAGGTTTGGGTTTGCGTATTTGTTTATTTAGATAGCGGAAAACGACCACCTAGTCTCTACCCTGTTGAGGCGTGCTATCTGCTATATAAGAGGTAAATGAGGTTCTTAAATAATCTATATTAAATGAATATCAGCCCACTTTATAGGCTTCTAAAAATTCTAACTTATGCTCAGGATGAAAAAGTTACACTAAGCTCAAAAATACTCCCCTTTAAAGGAGACAGATTTTTATTTACTAATTAGGCTGCTGGACGGGAGCAAATCATAATAGTTTTTATGTTAGTTCTAAAATTGACTGCAAACGTTAATTCAGATGCTCTCATTCTCCGACTTTGGAGAGCCAGTGGAAGTTTGAATCACTTTATCGAAACTCCCATGTTTCTCCTGGACTAATAAACCCACAGCATCCATCACGATAGAAAAACTTATCAAGAACCAGGCACTACAAAAAATTTTCATCATATATAGGTGATATCCGTTCAGATTTGATGAGGAGGATATTATGCAACCTATGTTACCTATGGAAAAATATTTTGGGCAGTTTGAACTGGTGCATGCTTTTTATGGGGCTATGCCTACAGGTGTCAGCGTTTCCGAAACCGGTCGTATTTTTGTTTGCTTTCCGAAATGGGGAGACGACGTTCAATTTACTGTGGCGGAAATTGTTGAGGGTGAATTGCAGCCTTATCCCAGTTTAGAAACAAATTTGGTTAATACAGGGAATATTGCGATGTCTTTCGTCAGTGTCCAAAGTATCGTTGCTGATGGAAGAGGAACACTTTGGGTACTAGATACAGGGGCACCAAATTTTTCTGAACCTATTCAAGGGGGAGCAAAATTAGTTGCTGTTGATTTAAGCACGAATACAATAAGGAGAGTATATACCTTTACAGAAGATGTTGTCTTGCCAACAACTTATTTGAATGATGTCCGTTTGGATTTTCGGGTTGGAAGAGCAGGATATGCATATATAACGGATTCTTCTTCCAGAGGGCCAGGGGCTATTATCGTCGTAGATTTAGAAAATGGGAACGCGTTTAGACGGTTAAATGGGGCAATATCAACTTCACCTGATCCCTATTTTTTACCGAAAGTAGAAGGTGAAATTTTGATGAATCGAAACCCGGACGGCTCGACTTTCCCATTTAGATTGGCTTCCGATAGTTTAGCGATTTCTCCTGATGGAAAGGTTTTATTTTATGCTCCGCTAACCAGCCGTCAGCTGTTCTCAATCTCAACAGAAGCCCTAAGGGACAGAAGGATACAGGACATGAATTTATCCCAATATGTGCAGTATTGGGGGGAAAAAGGTGCGTCTGATGGAATGATCACCGGCGCAAAAGGAACCGTTTATGCAGGAGACTATGAAAACAACAGTATCCGGAAGATATTGCCGAATGGCGCAATGGAAACCATCGCACATGACCCGAGAATTTTATGGCCGGATACTTTTTCGATTGGCCCCGATCAATACTTATATGTCATTGTGAATCAATTACATCGGCAGGCGAGATTTCATTATGGAAGAGACCTGCGGGAAAAACCATATAGTTTACTTCGTATGAGAATTGATGAATTCCCTGCTCCTACCTTTTCATAATAATCTTAAACGAAGGCAGCTATCCCTCATCAGGGAGCTGCCTTTTTTGTCAGTTATATTTTTGTGAAATTGTATATATTCCCGCAACTGCCCTATAATAAAGAGGCTGTTATCTGTTGATAATGTAATTTAATTTTAAAAATGAAACCTCATTTAGATACACTACGGAGAACCGTACCACAAATAGTGGTAAAGCAAAGAGTTGAAGTTGTGCTTGATAAAGAGTGGCTAGAAAAAAATCATTAAATATATTTAAATTACTTTATGGAAGTGCACATGAATATAAAAACTCTCCTGTCGGTAAGGAAAACAAAAAAGAATTACCAATTCTATTTGAATGGTAATTCTTTTGGAGCATGGGGACGTACCCTGTGCTCCTTTTTGGTGGGACATGGGGGCGGTTCTGATGTCCCGTGAATAGCAGAAGTATTTAATTTTATGAGAAAGGATGACCGTCCCCGTTTTTTTGGGGGATTGCCGGGAGATGCTATAGACAAAATAGTTGTTGAGGCAGAGGGTGGTTGGAGTGAAGGTGTTGTCGATGATTCAGCCTTGGGCGAGTCTGTTTGTCTTGCGCGAAGCTCAATATGAAACGAGGTCATGGAGTACGAAGTATCGCGGCCCTCTTGCGATTCATACCAGTAAAAAAGTCGATAAGGCGGTCTGCAGCCATGTGGCGATCAAGTCGCTACTTTTAAAGCATGGGTACAAGACCGAGGATCTTCCAACTGGCGTGATCATTGCTGTCTGCCAGCTTGAAAATTGTTTGAGGGTGATAGAAAACAACGAGACATGGGCCGTGTTGGAGGATGGCAGAATCGTATCAGGCAATGACTTTTTCCTCGGTGATTATAAAGTGGGAGGGTATGTCTGGGAAGTCAGGGATATGAAGATGCTGGACAGCTTCATTCCGGCTAAAGGAAGGCTTGGTCTGTGGGAGTATGATTTATAGAGTGCCTGTTCATCGGGGAAAGCGCACTTTTTTGATTGGTATCTTTACCCGCGAAAATAAGGCAGGGCTCAGAGAGACACGGGGACGGTTCCGACGTCTCAATAATTGTGAAAATATAACATTTATTAGGACAGCGGAACAGTCCGAAATCATTGTAAAAGTGTTTTTATTAAAAAAATCTCCATTTCTATACTGTGGCTGGAACATGGGTGATGGTGGTACTTAGAAATAAATGATAATAAATGGTGTAGAAGAAGGAGGATCGCTATCCTCTTTAATTTATCGCTAAGTTTTGCTGTTAAGATCAAGGTTTTACCACTTAATCTGGCATAGTTCAATTGAGGGATTAGTAATTTCCCCGTTCTTCCATTTGAAATGAGCTTTCTTAAGAATTAGCTTAATTTCTATACTGGCAACCGAACCGCCATCTACCCGAAGGTTTATACCATTAATAAAGGAAGCCTGTTCAGAAGCAAGATAAACAACAGCAGACGCTGCTTCATCAACTGTTCCAGGCCGTTTTGCTTCGACATGTGGACGGTTTTCCTTTAAAAATTGTTGAGTAGCTTCTTCATAGGTTATATTCAGCTGCTTCGCATTATCTTTTAATAGATTTTCCAGCATTGGTGTCATGATAAATGATGGTGACACAGTATTCACCAGAATTCCCTGTGCGGCATACGCCTTTGATAAGCTCTTTGAAAAATTGATAATTGCTGCCTTTGAAGCATTATAATGAGGCATAAACGAATCAGGCTGAAGCCCTGATTCCGATGAAATATTAATGATGCGTCCAAATCCGGCTTTTTTCATAAAAGGGGATAACTGCTTTGGTTACGCGGACAGTCCCAAATACATTTACATCAAATATATGCTGCCAGGCCTCTATGTCCAATGTTTCAAAATCATCAAATCCACTGGCTATTCCTGCATTATTTACTAGTATATCGATTGATTTGAAGCGGTCGATTGCAGAGGAGACCAGATGTTCCACATCAGATTGTTTCGTTAAATCAGCCTGAACGGCAAGCACATTGCCTCCCAGCTTTTCAATTTCTGCTGCTGCTTCTTTTAATGCTTCTTCACCACGGCCACAAATTACAACATTGGTGCCTTCCTTGGCAAACGCGACGGCAATTGCTTTTCCAATACCTTTACTGCAGCCTGTCACGAGTGCCGTTTTATCTTTTAATCCCTAGTTCAATTTAGAATCCAATCCTTTCTATGGGCGTCTATTGGTGATTATATATTAACAATAACTTCTAGTCATAAACAAATGAACTATGGCTGATTTTCTGCCCTAATACTCAATAAAGGAGGGAAACCACTAAGATGGTTTCCCTTTAAAATGTTCCGTCTTGTTTAGTATAAGGTATATTCTTATACTTGCTGAGCAAGGACAATTATCATCACGATTCCCATTTTTTGTTGAACAATTCAAGGAAGCAGAGATGGAATGAGATAAGTGAACTCCTTATACAATAGGAAGCCAGCCAGGGATGCCTGTATAGTACTCCCACATTTTATCAGAAATAGCCAGTTCTTTTTGATCTTTTTTAGATAATGTTGTACGGATTTTGTCTTCTTCACCGGCTTGTACTTTTTGTACCCACTGAGGTTCCATTATCAATTCCCTCCCTAAAGCGATTAAAGGTACACCTGTTTCAAATGCTTTCATCACTTCATCGGGTGTCCGCAGCATCCCAACACCCATCACAGGAACACGATCGCCGACACGTTCGTGGATCATAACAACTCGGGATGTCTGATCGTTATCATCACGGATTGATCCGTTCCAATAGCCGCCGACAGAAATATGGAGATAATCCAGGTCCTGGTCCGCTAACCTGTCCACTAATTGCAACGTGTCTTCCATGGTGATGCCAGGATTCTCTCTTTCTTCAGGCGATAACCGATAGCCGATGATAAAAGGTTTTGTTGCATGGTCTGAAACTGCTTTTTTAACAGCGTCAACTACAGCAAGCGGGAAGGACATACGTTTTTCCAGCGTTCCACCCCACTTGTCAGTTCTGCGATTTGAGTGTGGAGAAAAGAATTGCTGAATCAAATACGTATTGGCACCATGGATTTCAACTCCATCATACCCAGCTTCGATTGCTCTTCTTGTTGCTTCACCAAATGCTTTAATAATTTCATCGATTTCGTCTGCTGTCATTTCCCGAGGTACCACGGCATCGTCCCGTGCCGCTGCTACCGCACTCGGAGCAATTGGTTGACGATCGAGCAATTCTTCAGGCGGGCACATTCTGCCACCGTGAAAAATTTGTAAAATCGCCTTTGATCCTTTTTCCTGTATAGCTGTCGCCACACGTCTTAAACTAGGGATTAGGGAATCGGAATCTGCACCAAATTCACCCGGGAATCCTTTTCCATTCCTGGTGACGTATGTGCATGCGGTGATTACCGCTCCTACACCACCGGCACGTTCTTGATAATACGCAACTTCTTCGTCTGATACTTCACCATTTTCATGTGCCGCCGTATTGGTCATGGGTGCCATTGTAATACGGTTCTTTATTTCAACTCCAGAACGGAAGGTAAATGGTTTAAAAGCAGCTTCATATTTTGGATTCATCTTTTTTTCTCCTTTTGTTTACATCAAGTTTGTTAAAGGGTTTTGCTATTTAGCAAATGGATAACATAGACTACAAAAATTTCTTTGACAGGCACTTTTTTATATTCTATACAAAAAATTTATAGAGTTACATTAAAAGCTTGCCATAAGGATCGGCCAGTTTTGACCTATTTTAGCTGTGTAATTTCTGCCAATATTTCATAGGAATGGAGGCGGGCCTTATGATCGTAAACCTGGGCGATTGCCATGATTTCATCGGCTTGACTTTCATCCAGAAACTTTTCCAGCTTTTCTTTTACGGTTTGAGGACTGCCGACAATCGAAGTTCCTAATTGATTCTCAAGGGCAGCTATTTCATGGTCGCTCGCTATATCATTAATATTATCCACTGGCGGCTGCAATGGGACTTCCTTCCCGCGCATCAAATTCAAGAACTGCTGCTGCAATGTTGTAGCGAGCCGCTCAGCTTCTTGATCTGTGTCGGCCGCAATGATGTTTAGCCCTACCATTGCGTGCGGCTTGTCCAGTACTTTAGAAGGCTTAAACGAACGGCGATAGAGCTGGATAGCCGGCAGTGTGTTATGCGGCGAGAAATGGCTCGCAAATGCAAACGGCAGTCCAAGCTCTCCTGCCAGCTGGGCACTGTATCCGCTTGAACCTAACAGCCAAATAGGTATGTTTAATCCCTCACCCGGAATTGCTTTAACACGACTATATCCTTGTGCCAGGGAAGGGTCAAAGTAATTCCGGAGCTCAGCCAGCTGCTCAGGGAAATCATCTCCTGAACTTCTCAAGTCACGTCTTAATGCACGTGCGGTAAGCTGATCAGTGCCTGGTGCACGGCCCAAGCCAAGATCAATACGTCCTGGATATAATGATTCCAGAGTACCAAATTGCTCAGCAATAACAAGAGGTGCATGATTCGGCAGCATAATGCCGCCTGACCCTACCCGGATTTTTGATGTACCTGCTGCAACATGGGAAATGACTACCGATGTTGCAGAGCTGGCGATAAATGGCATATTATGATGCTCAGCTAGCCAATATCTGTTATACCCCAGCTTTTCAGCGAGCCGGGCCAGCTCCAAAGTATTGCGAAAAGAATCTGCCGGCGTACTTCCATCTGCAATTGGAGAGAGATCCAGGACCGAGAATGGAATATCCGTAATTAGTTTTGTATCATTTTCAGGCATATGCTCATCTTCTTTCATTAAAAATTTCGTTTCAATCCTATAAAAGAATTTACAGGTTGTTTTCTTTGTCTTCTTTTACTGTTTCAATCTAAATCACATTAATTTAACTGATTTAA
This Neobacillus sp. YX16 DNA region includes the following protein-coding sequences:
- a CDS encoding LysR family transcriptional regulator is translated as MDIKHLQYFIEVANFNSFSRAADHLFITQPTISKMIKNLETELGVALFDRSRKQLILTDAGRIILEQAKLIDKAFKNLETELDNLTGLKKGHIRIGLPPIFDAHYFLKIVGSFHEKYPGITFQLVEDGSKKIEEDVGNNLLDVGIIVLPTKNDIFDYFSFMEEDLKLILHISHPLAEREEVNLADLANESLILFNKDFVLNDRIIYSCNSVGFNPHIISESSQRSFIEEMVVSKFGVSLLPESVCQNLNKNVKSVKIVNPSISWNLAIIWGKNQYFSYAAKEWLQFTKEKLTNGFQDQ
- a CDS encoding LLM class flavin-dependent oxidoreductase; this encodes MPENDTKLITDIPFSVLDLSPIADGSTPADSFRNTLELARLAEKLGYNRYWLAEHHNMPFIASSATSVVISHVAAGTSKIRVGSGGIMLPNHAPLVIAEQFGTLESLYPGRIDLGLGRAPGTDQLTARALRRDLRSSGDDFPEQLAELRNYFDPSLAQGYSRVKAIPGEGLNIPIWLLGSSGYSAQLAGELGLPFAFASHFSPHNTLPAIQLYRRSFKPSKVLDKPHAMVGLNIIAADTDQEAERLATTLQQQFLNLMRGKEVPLQPPVDNINDIASDHEIAALENQLGTSIVGSPQTVKEKLEKFLDESQADEIMAIAQVYDHKARLHSYEILAEITQLK
- a CDS encoding acyl-CoA thioesterase translates to MKAKKAKESRIINTAQVLSCDLNNYNTLFGGVLMKKLDDAATLSARRHSRVKECVTASTDSIDFLCPIHQTDSVCVESFVTYTGKTSMEIFCKVIAEDMINGERRIAATAFLTFVALDENKQPVEVPSIIPETEEEEFLYKTGKERAEIRKLRRQKSKELAAYISLEKPWDI
- a CDS encoding NADH-dependent flavin oxidoreductase, which gives rise to MNPKYEAAFKPFTFRSGVEIKNRITMAPMTNTAAHENGEVSDEEVAYYQERAGGVGAVITACTYVTRNGKGFPGEFGADSDSLIPSLRRVATAIQEKGSKAILQIFHGGRMCPPEELLDRQPIAPSAVAAARDDAVVPREMTADEIDEIIKAFGEATRRAIEAGYDGVEIHGANTYLIQQFFSPHSNRRTDKWGGTLEKRMSFPLAVVDAVKKAVSDHATKPFIIGYRLSPEERENPGITMEDTLQLVDRLADQDLDYLHISVGGYWNGSIRDDNDQTSRVVMIHERVGDRVPVMGVGMLRTPDEVMKAFETGVPLIALGRELIMEPQWVQKVQAGEEDKIRTTLSKKDQKELAISDKMWEYYTGIPGWLPIV
- the rlmD gene encoding 23S rRNA (uracil(1939)-C(5))-methyltransferase RlmD, which produces MKKTIPVNKNDFIDVVFEDLTHDGAGVAKVDGFPLFVPNGLPGEKAQVKVIKVNKGYGFGRLIEIYEKSPYRVEIPNSEIHKYGGCQLEHISYEGQLKYKENQVKQVLTRIGKLEDVIVHPILGMDNPWHYRNKAQVPVGDKDGKLIAGFFKPRSHEIVDTNESLIQLPEINEAVQAVKEICNELGITAYQEESHKGVLRHIMARYGKQTGELMVVLITRSADIPNKNQLVEGIISRLPKVKSIVHNVNSKRTNVILGEKTTLLWGNEVIYDLIGDVKFAISALSFYQVNPVQTKVLYEKALEYAGLNGEESVIDAYCGIGTISLFLAQKAKKVFGVEVVPEAIEDAKRNAELNGMTNVEFEAGEAEVVIPKWYKEGNSADVLVVDPPRKGCDETFLQTIIEMKPKKVVYVSCNPATLARDLRILEDGGYKTVEVQPVDMFPQTTHVECVSQIVLKES
- a CDS encoding SDR family oxidoreductase, whose product is MTGCSKGIGKAIAVAFAKEGTNVVICGRGEEALKEAAAEIEKLGGNVLAVQADLTKQSDVEHLVSSAIDRFKSIDILVNNAGIASGFDDFETLDIEAWQHIFDVNVFGTVRVTKAVIPFYEKSRIWTHH
- a CDS encoding SDR family oxidoreductase, whose amino-acid sequence is MKKAGFGRIINISSESGLQPDSFMPHYNASKAAIINFSKSLSKAYAAQGILVNTVSPSFIMTPMLENLLKDNAKQLNITYEEATQQFLKENRPHVEAKRPGTVDEAASAVVYLASEQASFINGINLRVDGGSVASIEIKLILKKAHFKWKNGEITNPSIELCQIKW
- a CDS encoding 2-oxoglutarate dehydrogenase E1, encoding MKVLSMIQPWASLFVLREAQYETRSWSTKYRGPLAIHTSKKVDKAVCSHVAIKSLLLKHGYKTEDLPTGVIIAVCQLENCLRVIENNETWAVLEDGRIVSGNDFFLGDYKVGGYVWEVRDMKMLDSFIPAKGRLGLWEYDL
- a CDS encoding L-dopachrome tautomerase-related protein, with the translated sequence MQPMLPMEKYFGQFELVHAFYGAMPTGVSVSETGRIFVCFPKWGDDVQFTVAEIVEGELQPYPSLETNLVNTGNIAMSFVSVQSIVADGRGTLWVLDTGAPNFSEPIQGGAKLVAVDLSTNTIRRVYTFTEDVVLPTTYLNDVRLDFRVGRAGYAYITDSSSRGPGAIIVVDLENGNAFRRLNGAISTSPDPYFLPKVEGEILMNRNPDGSTFPFRLASDSLAISPDGKVLFYAPLTSRQLFSISTEALRDRRIQDMNLSQYVQYWGEKGASDGMITGAKGTVYAGDYENNSIRKILPNGAMETIAHDPRILWPDTFSIGPDQYLYVIVNQLHRQARFHYGRDLREKPYSLLRMRIDEFPAPTFS